tgtgacaGATCTGCCATTCTGTTTCatttaaattgaaatatatataaacagatataaaGAAATAAGTGTATCAAGCTTTTTCGAAATGTCAGTAAATTTATTCATACTGAGATGAtgagcacattaaaaaaaccacactcAAACAGTATACTAACCTACAGTAAGTCCTTCGTCTTGTAAGTTCTAAAAAATCAAactattaaatttaaaattattgaaacatgGCATTCTACTGCAGGTTAAGCATTTACATTAATGTACCATTGAGAGAAGCAGTTCAAGGACAGTTACACAACCTAGGTCTCGCCACGAACGCTACAAAGAATGTCTGTCATTGTTACACGTGCTTTCTTCTTTTAGGATGATGTGGCAGATTTCGATTGAAACAAGTCAGTGTGTTATGACAACAGGTCCATCCTACCACATTGCTTGAGGACATGGCGGCCGACCTCCGCAATGAAGTCAGTCCCTTCTTTTAATTCCGTTGGCGTCTCCCATGACACAGCCGGCTTTGGAGCGGTCACGTGCACGGCGTGTACATCTGTGACGTTGAACGGCAGCGTCGATTTTCTGTCGCGCATGACACGTCGGAAGTCTTTCTCCCACGTCGGGTGGCATATGCCAAAGAAGCATATCACCTATGAACGATTACAAAATTACCCACCTCATTTTTTAGAGGTCTCAGGAAAGTACAGATTTTTTATGACTGGGTAATGCTAGAGTGTGAGCTAGTACATCACAGAATATGCAATAACCACCTTCCGTTTCCGGCATAGAGGTCTACAACATCACCATGAAAGATGATACTCCTTGTGACGTAATGTACACAACATGTAATTCACCGCTGATTTTACTATGTGATAATAATGGTGGGTCTATTTATCAGCTCTCACCTGTAAGCGCGTATAGACGTACATCTCGTCAGGGTAGTGTTCATACACCCGGTATGGCAACTGGATGGCCGTGAAAGCTGTATGTGACAACCGGTAGTGACGAAACGCGCTCAGCCAATGACGTAACCAGGGAGCCTGAGGTCGGGCCATTATGACACCCAGGTTGAAGGAGTCAGGCCAGGAGTTATAGGCTGGCCAGTCGAACGTGGCCACGACCGGGTACTGTAGCAGCCAGTCCGGCACCCGACTCGTCCACACGGCGTCAGTGTCCATGTAGGCTCCACCGTAATTCAAGAGAAGGATGGCCCTGCCCGCACGAGAGAGAGGCGGGCAAATGCGATGAGGGCAGGTTGATGATAGTGATAGTGAGCGGTAAGAATGATATGCATATTACatgagagaggaggaagagagactAAGTGACAGGCAAATGATTaaacataaaaggaaaagaaggcaAATAGACAATGGGACAGACAGATGTTAGGCTTGCCTTGGTAAATAATGAGATATCAGCTGTTTGTTGTAGATCAATTAGAGCAGTCCTGTTCTATTGTAGCTGAGCTGCTTCTGAAATTGTTTAAtggtatatttaaaaaggaCATTAATCCAGGTAAATTATTTGTAAGTACTTTGTTTACCTTGCTTTAAAAGGGGTATTTCAAATGACGCTAAAGGGGAAGCAAGCTGTAGATTGACTCCATCCaggcacacattcacacaataCCTGAGGAGGTCGCTGTTGGCTGGAAGAATAGGAAAGTCCATCTGAACATGGAACTCGGCCTCTCAGTTCTGACGAAGGTGACATTCTCCGAGCGTAGCTGTCGCCACCATTCGCCTTCAGGTTCCACGTTGCCATGGACATACACGTGTTGAAAGCCCCCGACGTAGAGGGCGCTGATCATGCTCAGGAACTTTGAGAAGGGCAAGTCCAGGTCACCGGCTGAGGGGTCAGCCTTCAGCCACACGTAGTGCGCGATACGCGGGATGGGTCGGCTGGGGTCAGGAAGGGCAAGTATCGGGGAGCGCCTGCCGTAATACAGCCAGCGAGCCAGCTCCGCGAACGGCGTCTGCCCTTGCCACACGTCACGGGGATGTACGTCACTGTCGACTATGATGCAATGAATGTCGTCAACAGGCGCCGTGTACTGCTCCGCTGTGACGCAAGAGGCTTTATCTGTCTTGACGTCACAGAGATAGTCATCGGACTTTGTGTTGTTGAAGCCACGCTGCGCGATCAGCACTCCACGACTAACGTCCTCGCCAGACAAGGCCAACCATAACGGCATGTGTTCTATTCCTGTAGGCAGACGAGGAATAAGGGCATTTTCGCCCAGAACAATTCCTCCTTCTGTCGGCAAGAGCTCCAACACAGCCTTCAGCGAGTCTTTTCTCCCACAAGTACCAGAGACTTGAAACAGCTGGAAATTGGGGACTGAGTATTTGAACTCGTCAAACCAGATGTTGTAGAGGTTGCCGTCGCTCTGCGGCAGATGGTCGTGCACAAAGATTATCTTTGAGGCTCGAAGAATCCTGATGGAGGAGAGGAGAACAAGGTAGTGTCGAAAGAGGAACTGCTTCTCACCGCACCACAGATAGTACACTGTCCGAGGCAGGCCTCCTAGAGTGAGACCGAGGCTTAGATCCACACCTGGCCAGGTGTCTTGGACGAAGAGATCCCGGTAGAGAGGCATAGGCGGCTTCTTTTGATCCTTGGGGGAAGTCTGCAGGGGTTTCTGAGGGAAAGCGgcttcaactttatttttattacgaTGAAATATCTCACTTTCGCTCTTTAATCTAGTGATTTCTTTTAAGCTTTCCTCACAGTTCTTTAGACTCGATCGAAAATTTTTCTGGTGAATCAAAAACTGCGCAGCTGCCAAAAAAATTACCC
This window of the Pomacea canaliculata isolate SZHN2017 linkage group LG4, ASM307304v1, whole genome shotgun sequence genome carries:
- the LOC112561136 gene encoding uncharacterized protein LOC112561136 isoform X1 translates to MPDCERLTVSNRGRGRWECARQHQSHDSESHVHISISLKTASLTCTSYSGAASRGTFLTGQIVKYVAICGTMTRVRSSQKMAAMFPNIRRILIRATLFGKPLQTSPKDQKKPPMPLYRDLFVQDTWPGVDLSLGLTLGGLPRTVYYLWCGEKQFLFRHYLVLLSSIRILRASKIIFVHDHLPQSDGNLYNIWFDEFKYSVPNFQLFQVSGTCGRKDSLKAVLELLPTEGGIVLGENALIPRLPTGIEHMPLWLALSGEDVSRGVLIAQRGFNNTKSDDYLCDVKTDKASCVTAEQYTAPVDDIHCIIVDSDVHPRDVWQGQTPFAELARWLYYGRRSPILALPDPSRPIPRIAHYVWLKADPSAGDLDLPFSKFLSMISALYVGGFQHVYVHGNVEPEGEWWRQLRSENVTFVRTERPSSMFRWTFLFFQPTATSSESFFS
- the LOC112561136 gene encoding uncharacterized protein LOC112561136 isoform X2 encodes the protein MDFPILPANSDLLRAILLLNYGGAYMDTDAVWTSRVPDWLLQYPVVATFDWPAYNSWPDSFNLGVIMARPQAPWLRHWLSAFRHYRLSHTAFTAIQLPYRVYEHYPDEMYVYTRLQVICFFGICHPTWEKDFRRVMRDRKSTLPFNVTDVHAVHVTAPKPAVSWETPTELKEGTDFIAEVGRHVLKQCGRMDLLS